GCTCGCTGCGCGCGTAATCGGGCGCGGCCTCGGGGTCCGCCAGCCGCGGCGTGCCCTCGGCCGGCCAGACGATCTCCACCTTGCGGCGCAGGCCGCGCGCGAGGCCGATCTCGACCGCCTCGCGCACCTCGTCGCGGTCGAGCGCCGACAGCAGGTCGCGGCCGGCGTCGTCGAAGGCGCGGTGCAGCCCGCGCGGGTCGCGGCCGTAGAGCCGGTCAATGGCGCGCTGCAGCCGCGTCCGCAGCGGCGCGAACGCGAACGCCAGCACGAGCGCGGCGACCACGCTGAAGACCAGCGTCTGCTCGCCCGTCACGTTCGAGAACAGCCGCTGGCCGAGAAACACCACGCCCAGGTAGATGGCCGCGAGCACGCCCGAGAGCAGCGCGTACGGCAGGCCGTCGGCGACCAGCCGGCGCGGATCGAAGATCGGGTCGTCGGCGATCAGGTACGCGAACACGAACGGCGCCGACAGCCAGGCGATCAGCTCGGTCGTGTACAGGCCGCGCTGCATCGGCAGCGGCAGGAGCGCGAACACGCGCGGGTCGGTCGCGACGACGTTGAGCGCCGCGCTCGAGAGCACCGCGAAGCCCGCGACCATCGCCAGCACCCGCTGGTGCGCGGCCGGGTGCCAGAGCGGTCCCGAGCGCGCGTAGCGCTCGACCATGGACAGGACGCCGAAGGCGAGCGCGATGGCCTGGTACCAGTTGTAGACGGCCTCCGACGGGCTCGCGCCCCTGGGCGCGAACGCCAGCCACAGCACCAGCGGGGCGACGTAGGCGGCGACCGTGATCCAGAACCACGCGCTGCGCACACGGCGCCCCGGCCGCCAGCGGGGGCGCGGGAACACGCTCATGAAGTGGACGAACGCCGCCGGGTAGAGCCACGCGATCCACTCGTAGGCGCGCAGATAGGCGCGGAAGGGCGGCGTCAGCTCGACCTGCGGGTACTGGTAGAGCGACCACATGACACCAAGCCCCTGCAGGATCGAGAACCACAGGAACACCCAGGCGGTCGCGAGATCCGGCCGCCGCCAGACGAGCAGGAACGCCACCAGCGGCGCCGCGATCACGGCGAAGATCGGGTACCAGTAGACGCGCAGCCGTTCCCAGGTGTTCATCTGCACGGGCGGCACGATCATCGGCACGAGCGCGCCGCCGCGCGCGACGACCAGCCGGAACGGCCCCGGCGGCATGCCGCGCGCGCGCAGCGTGTCGCGCGCCGCGGGCTCGCGCAGGTCGAGCGAGTCCACCCGCACCAGCACGTCGCCCTCGCGCAGCAGGCCCCGGGCGGGAGGCCCGATGACGCGCTCGACGACACCCTTCGAGACGTAGGCGCCGAGCCGCTGGTACGGCGTGTG
This window of the Candidatus Eisenbacteria bacterium genome carries:
- a CDS encoding histidine kinase, which codes for MTSDAPTRRVLAVAALCVAVALALPRFLTHTPYQRLGAYVSKGVVERVIGPPARGLLREGDVLVRVDSLDLREPAARDTLRARGMPPGPFRLVVARGGALVPMIVPPVQMNTWERLRVYWYPIFAVIAAPLVAFLLVWRRPDLATAWVFLWFSILQGLGVMWSLYQYPQVELTPPFRAYLRAYEWIAWLYPAAFVHFMSVFPRPRWRPGRRVRSAWFWITVAAYVAPLVLWLAFAPRGASPSEAVYNWYQAIALAFGVLSMVERYARSGPLWHPAAHQRVLAMVAGFAVLSSAALNVVATDPRVFALLPLPMQRGLYTTELIAWLSAPFVFAYLIADDPIFDPRRLVADGLPYALLSGVLAAIYLGVVFLGQRLFSNVTGEQTLVFSVVAALVLAFAFAPLRTRLQRAIDRLYGRDPRGLHRAFDDAGRDLLSALDRDEVREAVEIGLARGLRRKVEIVWPAEGTPRLADPEAAPDYARSELATLLRQAGIRLDNLRLAEARATAERSAVELKEAATRAELRALQAQVQPHFLFNALNALAYLIETDPAAAQRFSERLADMLRYTVEAGKRPAALLSDEIAFVEDYLGVARERYENPLEFRYTGDPAMLSTAVPPLLLQPLVENSLKHGITPTGAPLHLTLSAARRDGWIELEFADDGEPHGNGGPSLGTGLENLEQRVRRFAGNEASVTSGPRRGKGEAGSGFAVRVRWLASQEEPR